One window of the Brevibacterium limosum genome contains the following:
- a CDS encoding HNH endonuclease has product MEAEQVPDALTEIRRWRDSLSELPPAATEEEAIDRITALEELTSACAAAQARETLTFDMHRRNREAEDGVASKKQGRGVGAEIALARKVSRHRGNSLLKFSRTLLLDLPNVYAAMKGGDISEEKARTVAKESDWLPREKKHELDERMAVRLPEVGVRRLGNEVRALAQKLDQKAAVDHLERSVDERAVSVRPAPGNMAYLTALLPMPQAVAAYANLKKSAQTVIATGTADGRTQNQIAADLVVERLTGQAAAAAVPTEVHLIVQDSSLFGPGDESAWFPGVGPIPAQAARNFVADHEAATFIRRLYTRPEDGQLVRMDSRRREFSGLLRRMVVFRDDVCRSPWCEAPIKHADHADSVAAGGETEWDNSSGLCAACNYLKELDGWRHKATADALEVITPTGHRYKTCTKPLSGPDPGCRSGRGDHSGTGNEPGRQYGPGRQCDPGRQYGPDPGQNHGDIVAEATAPPGGGARAAPPSADREFSVMIPWRYIRRASQPATIDIGGSTVGIDIYDADDRPMSPTEELLYAAILEQKGKQRTDSSAGRADGGPHR; this is encoded by the coding sequence ATGGAAGCAGAGCAGGTTCCAGACGCACTCACCGAGATCCGTCGGTGGCGCGACAGCCTGTCCGAACTGCCTCCGGCGGCGACCGAAGAAGAGGCGATCGATCGCATCACGGCTCTGGAGGAGCTGACCTCCGCCTGCGCCGCGGCGCAGGCTCGCGAGACTCTGACGTTCGACATGCACCGCAGGAATCGGGAAGCCGAAGACGGAGTCGCGAGCAAGAAGCAGGGACGCGGCGTCGGTGCTGAGATCGCCTTGGCCAGAAAGGTCTCCCGACATCGCGGCAACTCCCTGCTGAAGTTCTCCCGCACTCTGCTCTTGGACCTGCCCAATGTCTACGCGGCGATGAAGGGCGGCGACATCTCAGAGGAGAAGGCCCGCACGGTCGCCAAAGAATCCGACTGGCTGCCACGGGAGAAGAAGCACGAGCTCGACGAACGCATGGCCGTACGCCTGCCCGAGGTGGGCGTCAGACGACTGGGCAACGAGGTGCGTGCCCTGGCGCAGAAGCTTGACCAGAAAGCCGCCGTCGACCATCTCGAGCGCAGTGTAGACGAGCGTGCGGTCAGTGTGCGTCCGGCTCCGGGCAATATGGCCTACCTGACCGCTCTGCTGCCGATGCCGCAGGCAGTGGCCGCCTACGCGAACCTGAAGAAGTCGGCGCAGACTGTCATCGCGACGGGCACAGCCGACGGCAGAACCCAGAATCAGATCGCAGCCGACTTGGTGGTCGAGCGGCTGACCGGGCAAGCTGCCGCTGCGGCGGTGCCCACCGAAGTCCACCTCATCGTCCAGGACAGCAGCCTGTTCGGGCCCGGGGATGAATCGGCCTGGTTCCCCGGAGTCGGCCCGATCCCGGCACAAGCCGCCAGGAACTTCGTGGCCGACCACGAAGCCGCCACGTTCATCCGCCGCCTGTACACACGACCCGAGGACGGTCAGCTCGTGCGGATGGACTCGCGTCGGAGGGAATTCTCCGGCCTCCTTCGCCGCATGGTCGTCTTCCGCGACGACGTCTGCCGCTCGCCCTGGTGCGAGGCGCCCATCAAACACGCCGATCATGCCGACTCCGTCGCCGCCGGTGGTGAGACTGAGTGGGACAACTCCTCCGGACTGTGCGCGGCGTGCAACTATCTGAAGGAACTCGACGGGTGGCGCCACAAGGCGACTGCCGACGCCCTCGAGGTGATCACACCGACCGGCCATCGCTATAAGACCTGTACGAAACCGCTCAGCGGCCCTGATCCGGGGTGCCGTTCTGGCCGAGGAGATCACTCCGGCACGGGGAACGAGCCTGGCAGGCAGTATGGTCCCGGTAGGCAGTGCGATCCAGGGAGGCAGTACGGTCCCGACCCGGGGCAGAACCACGGCGACATCGTGGCCGAGGCGACCGCGCCGCCGGGCGGCGGAGCTCGTGCCGCACCACCGAGTGCTGACCGCGAGTTTTCGGTGATGATCCCATGGAGATACATTCGCCGGGCCTCGCAGCCCGCAACCATTGACATCGGTGGGTCGACTGTTGGAATCGACATCTATGATGCCGACGACCGACCGATGAGTCCCACTGAAGAGCTCCTCTACGCCGCAATCCTGGAACAGAAAGGCAAGCAGCGAACCGATTCTTCGGCCGGGAGAGCTGACGGCGGCCCTCACCGCTGA
- the serA gene encoding phosphoglycerate dehydrogenase: MPKPVVLIAEELSPATIEALGGDFDIRHTEGADRSQLLPAIADADAVLVRSATQVDAEAINAAKNLKVIARAGVGLDNVDVPAATSAGVMVVNAPTSNVISAAELTMAHILGSARYFGAGNTSLKAGEWNRKKYTGVELYEKTLGIVGLGRIGGLVAERAKAFGMRLVGYDPYITQARAAQMGVEVVDLAGLLAVSDFVTVHMPKTPETIGMISTAELKAAKPGARFINVARGGIIDEAALAEAVADGEVGGAGIDVWNVEPPEHSALMDLDAVNVTPHLGASTHEAQEKAGVAVAKSVRKALAGELVPDAVNVAGGAIHEDVRPGIPLAERLGRVVNALADSSVTHFKVEVNGEIADKDVSVLKLSALKGLFKDVVSDQVSYVNAPLLAEERGIGVELVTDPYCESFRNITRLTATTSTGQRISVSGTVTGPKLVQKLTEVDGYSLEIELTDNLLIFRYEDRPGIIGQLGLALGANDVNIAGMQVSPASTSNEALSVLAVDSVVSDEVVKAVAGAVNASAFTGVSLQED; the protein is encoded by the coding sequence GTGCCCAAGCCCGTCGTGCTCATCGCCGAAGAACTGTCACCGGCCACGATCGAAGCTCTCGGAGGAGACTTCGATATCCGTCACACCGAGGGCGCCGACCGATCCCAGCTCCTGCCCGCCATCGCCGACGCCGATGCGGTCCTCGTCCGGTCGGCCACACAGGTCGACGCCGAGGCCATCAACGCTGCGAAGAACCTCAAGGTCATCGCCCGCGCCGGAGTCGGACTCGACAATGTCGATGTCCCCGCAGCCACCTCGGCGGGTGTCATGGTCGTCAACGCTCCCACGTCGAACGTCATCTCCGCAGCCGAGCTGACGATGGCCCATATCCTCGGTTCGGCTCGCTACTTCGGCGCCGGCAACACCTCGCTGAAGGCGGGGGAGTGGAACCGGAAGAAGTACACCGGCGTCGAACTCTACGAGAAGACTCTGGGCATCGTCGGCCTCGGACGCATCGGCGGTCTCGTCGCCGAACGCGCGAAGGCCTTCGGGATGCGGCTCGTCGGCTACGACCCCTACATCACCCAGGCCCGTGCGGCGCAGATGGGCGTCGAGGTCGTCGACCTGGCCGGTCTGCTCGCGGTGTCCGACTTCGTCACCGTGCACATGCCCAAGACGCCGGAGACGATCGGCATGATCAGCACCGCAGAGCTCAAGGCCGCCAAGCCCGGCGCCCGGTTCATCAACGTCGCCCGCGGCGGCATCATCGACGAGGCGGCGCTGGCCGAGGCCGTGGCCGACGGCGAGGTCGGCGGCGCCGGAATCGATGTCTGGAACGTCGAACCGCCGGAGCACTCGGCTCTCATGGACCTCGACGCCGTCAACGTCACCCCGCACCTGGGCGCCTCGACTCATGAGGCTCAGGAGAAGGCCGGTGTCGCCGTGGCGAAGTCCGTGCGCAAGGCCCTGGCCGGGGAACTCGTCCCCGATGCGGTCAATGTCGCAGGCGGCGCCATCCACGAGGATGTGCGTCCGGGCATCCCACTGGCCGAGCGTCTGGGTCGGGTCGTCAACGCTCTGGCCGATTCCTCGGTCACGCACTTCAAGGTCGAGGTCAACGGCGAGATCGCCGACAAGGACGTCTCCGTCCTCAAGCTCTCGGCGCTCAAGGGCCTATTCAAGGACGTCGTGTCCGACCAGGTCTCCTATGTCAACGCTCCGCTGCTGGCGGAAGAGCGCGGAATCGGCGTCGAGCTCGTCACCGATCCGTACTGCGAATCGTTCCGCAACATCACCCGCCTGACCGCGACGACGAGCACCGGGCAGCGGATCTCCGTATCCGGCACCGTGACCGGTCCGAAGCTCGTGCAGAAGCTCACCGAAGTCGACGGCTATTCGCTCGAGATCGAGCTGACCGACAACCTCCTGATCTTCCGCTACGAGGATCGCCCGGGAATCATCGGTCAGCTGGGTCTGGCACTCGGCGCCAACGACGTCAACATCGCAGGCATGCAGGTCTCGCCGGCGTCGACGAGCAACGAGGCGCTGTCCGTGCTCGCCGTCGATTCGGTCGTCTCCGACGAGGTCGTCAAGGCCGTTGCCGGCGCCGTGAATGCCTCGGCCTTCACCGGCGTCTCGCTGCAGGAGGACTGA
- a CDS encoding branched-chain amino acid aminotransferase translates to MTDFTVLKNLQPQPELVRENIKKDPGFGQYFTDHMAHIRYTVDDGWQAHEVKPYGPLVLDPAAAVFHYAQEIFEGLKAYRHADGSVWTFRPERNAARINKSAERLALPQLPEEDFINSLKALVSLDQAWVPTPESEADESSMYLRPFMIATERFLGVRASHEVDYYVIASPAGPYFSGGIKPLSIWLSPKLKRAGAGGTGFAKCGGNYAASLVATNEAAAKGCQQVLFTDAVEGKYIDELGGMNLMLVTRDGKLLTPALSDSILDGVTRRSLLDLAPQLGLEPEERQISIEEWREGAASGEIVEAFACGTAAVITPISRLVSEDFTIDHGEDAGEKTMELRKTLLDIQYGRVEDKNNWLVRLA, encoded by the coding sequence ATGACAGATTTCACCGTTCTTAAGAACCTCCAGCCGCAACCCGAGCTGGTGCGCGAGAACATCAAGAAGGACCCCGGCTTCGGCCAGTACTTCACCGACCATATGGCGCACATCCGATACACGGTCGATGACGGTTGGCAGGCGCATGAGGTCAAGCCGTACGGACCGTTGGTGCTCGATCCGGCGGCCGCCGTGTTCCATTACGCCCAGGAGATCTTCGAGGGGTTGAAGGCCTACCGTCATGCCGACGGTTCGGTGTGGACGTTCCGCCCCGAGCGCAACGCCGCGCGCATCAACAAGTCCGCTGAGCGTCTCGCGCTGCCGCAGCTGCCCGAAGAGGACTTCATCAACTCGCTCAAGGCATTGGTCAGCCTTGACCAGGCATGGGTGCCGACGCCGGAGTCGGAGGCCGATGAGTCGAGCATGTACCTGCGCCCATTCATGATCGCCACAGAGCGGTTCCTCGGCGTGCGGGCCAGCCACGAGGTCGACTACTACGTCATCGCATCGCCTGCGGGCCCCTATTTCTCCGGCGGCATCAAGCCGCTCTCGATCTGGCTCTCGCCGAAGCTCAAGCGTGCCGGTGCCGGCGGCACCGGTTTCGCCAAGTGCGGCGGCAACTACGCGGCATCCCTGGTGGCCACCAACGAGGCGGCGGCGAAGGGCTGCCAGCAGGTGCTGTTCACCGATGCTGTGGAGGGCAAGTACATCGATGAGCTCGGCGGCATGAACCTCATGCTCGTGACCAGGGACGGCAAGCTGCTCACCCCCGCGCTCAGCGACTCGATCCTCGACGGAGTCACCCGTCGTTCGCTGCTCGACCTGGCCCCGCAGCTCGGCCTCGAGCCCGAAGAGCGCCAGATCTCCATCGAGGAGTGGCGTGAAGGTGCCGCCAGCGGCGAGATCGTCGAGGCCTTCGCCTGTGGCACTGCTGCGGTCATCACGCCGATCAGCAGACTCGTCAGCGAAGACTTCACCATCGACCACGGTGAAGACGCCGGTGAGAAGACCATGGAGCTGCGCAAGACGCTGCTCGACATCCAGTACGGACGCGTCGAGGACAAGAACAACTGGCTCGTGCGCCTGGCCTGA
- a CDS encoding HpcH/HpaI aldolase/citrate lyase family protein yields MTETIRNARAAALPAKLSRSWLLVNAAKEEIFTPAQTSEADSVIFDLEASVAEDQKIEARDNVVRALENGMSAWVRINKMESEFWDDDLAAVAMLPGLRGVMLPETERPEQVSYTAMRAKAGLPVLALLESARGVENATRIAEAPGTFRLAFGTNDFRKDTGFSGDPMALAYARSRLTIASRMGGLPGPIDGPSAADADDDKVRSDAEVTHMMGMTGKLVLTIDQVNTLNEAMSPSEDERDWARQMLEAAEGGSEITDGSYLPRLARAKKIASLADTYGLWNA; encoded by the coding sequence TTGACCGAGACCATCCGCAACGCCCGTGCCGCAGCTCTGCCCGCCAAACTCTCCCGGTCCTGGCTGCTCGTCAATGCTGCGAAGGAGGAGATCTTCACTCCCGCGCAGACCTCGGAAGCGGACTCCGTCATCTTCGACCTCGAAGCTTCGGTTGCCGAAGACCAGAAGATCGAGGCCCGCGACAATGTCGTGCGTGCGCTTGAGAACGGAATGTCGGCCTGGGTGCGCATCAACAAGATGGAGTCCGAGTTCTGGGACGACGACCTCGCCGCCGTCGCCATGCTGCCCGGTCTGCGCGGAGTCATGCTCCCGGAGACCGAACGCCCCGAGCAGGTGTCCTACACCGCAATGCGCGCGAAGGCCGGACTGCCCGTGCTCGCCCTCCTCGAATCGGCCCGCGGAGTGGAGAACGCCACCCGCATCGCCGAGGCGCCCGGCACCTTCCGCCTGGCCTTCGGCACCAACGACTTCCGCAAGGACACCGGCTTCTCCGGCGACCCGATGGCCCTGGCCTATGCCCGTTCGCGCCTGACCATCGCCTCTCGCATGGGCGGCCTGCCGGGCCCCATCGACGGTCCGTCGGCCGCCGATGCCGACGATGACAAGGTCCGGTCCGACGCCGAAGTGACGCACATGATGGGCATGACCGGAAAGCTCGTCCTCACCATCGACCAGGTCAACACCCTCAACGAGGCCATGAGCCCGAGCGAGGACGAACGCGACTGGGCCCGCCAGATGCTCGAAGCCGCCGAAGGCGGTTCCGAGATCACCGACGGCTCCTACCTGCCGCGTCTGGCCCGTGCGAAGAAGATCGCGTCCCTGGCCGACACCTACGGCCTCTGGAACGCTTGA
- a CDS encoding 3-isopropylmalate dehydrogenase — MKFSIAVMPGDGIGNEVVPEGLKVLQRAIEVSGEPVELELTDYHVGAQRFHETGETLTDEELESLRGHDAIFFGACGDPSVPSGVLERGVILKMRFGLGHAVNLRPSKLFAGVTSPLADPGTIDFVVVREGTEGSYTGSGGSVRTDTPQEVATEVSVNTWYGVERAVRDAFARAQARNKKLTYVHKHNVMVHAGHLWRRVVEKVGREYPEVAVDYEHTDACTIYMVTNPERYDVIVTDNLFGDILTDLAAAVTGGIGLAASGNLNVEGTAPSLFEPIHGSAPDIAGQQIADPTASILSGALMASHLGLEVVAKSIEAAVEADLAERDGTKRSTTEVGDAIAARLG; from the coding sequence ATGAAGTTCTCAATCGCAGTCATGCCCGGAGATGGAATCGGCAACGAGGTCGTCCCCGAAGGTCTCAAAGTCCTCCAGCGCGCCATCGAGGTGTCAGGCGAGCCGGTCGAGCTCGAGCTCACCGACTATCACGTCGGCGCCCAGCGCTTCCATGAGACGGGTGAGACGCTCACGGACGAAGAGCTCGAATCGCTGCGCGGCCATGATGCCATCTTCTTCGGCGCCTGCGGAGACCCGTCCGTGCCCTCCGGCGTGCTCGAGCGCGGAGTCATCCTCAAGATGCGCTTCGGGCTGGGGCATGCGGTGAACCTGCGTCCCTCGAAGCTGTTCGCCGGAGTCACCAGCCCGCTGGCCGATCCCGGCACGATCGACTTCGTCGTCGTCCGCGAGGGCACCGAAGGCTCGTACACCGGATCCGGCGGATCCGTGCGCACGGACACCCCGCAGGAAGTCGCGACTGAGGTCTCGGTCAACACGTGGTACGGCGTCGAGCGCGCCGTCCGCGATGCCTTCGCCCGCGCTCAGGCTCGGAACAAGAAGCTGACCTATGTGCACAAGCACAATGTCATGGTCCATGCCGGTCACCTGTGGCGTCGCGTGGTCGAGAAGGTCGGTCGGGAATACCCCGAGGTGGCCGTCGACTACGAGCACACCGATGCGTGCACGATCTACATGGTCACGAATCCCGAGCGCTACGACGTCATCGTCACCGACAATCTCTTCGGTGACATCCTCACGGACCTCGCAGCCGCGGTGACCGGCGGAATCGGTCTGGCCGCCTCGGGGAACCTCAACGTCGAAGGAACGGCGCCGAGCCTGTTCGAGCCGATCCACGGATCCGCTCCGGATATCGCGGGCCAGCAGATCGCCGACCCGACGGCATCGATCCTCTCGGGGGCGCTCATGGCCTCTCATCTAGGGCTCGAGGTCGTGGCGAAGTCGATCGAGGCGGCCGTCGAGGCCGACCTCGCCGAGCGCGATGGAACGAAGCGATCCACCACCGAGGTGGGCGACGCGATCGCGGCACGCCTCGGCTGA
- a CDS encoding phosphatase PAP2 family protein encodes MSRQPSWLLWSTPPTVLLVIAFGLWLRLDHAGPTGLDESWLDLVGLVQGSVPYRIAVVLAEVGGGTGVVICTALLAGIFVLGRRWRSAIFLVTTMLAGIAASEILKAVVTRLRPGDQLYESLGFSYPSGHSMGAAALAMSLAIIACRRHQLRRSEAQAVRDSAYPVADSAAGPKADRTPAPRMGFHWSFILAGIWILAMMWSRTALQVHWLTDTIAGAFIGIAVAVLADEFWTLTATRTRSARFALWLAG; translated from the coding sequence TTGAGCCGACAGCCGTCCTGGCTGCTGTGGTCGACGCCGCCGACCGTTCTGCTCGTCATCGCCTTCGGCCTGTGGCTGCGTCTCGATCACGCCGGGCCCACCGGACTCGATGAGTCCTGGCTGGACCTCGTCGGCCTCGTTCAGGGCTCGGTCCCCTACCGGATCGCCGTCGTCCTCGCCGAGGTCGGCGGGGGCACCGGGGTGGTCATCTGCACCGCACTGCTCGCCGGCATCTTCGTGCTGGGCAGGCGCTGGCGCTCGGCGATCTTCCTCGTCACGACGATGCTGGCCGGCATCGCCGCCTCGGAGATCCTCAAGGCCGTCGTCACCCGCCTGCGCCCCGGCGATCAGCTCTACGAATCCTTGGGCTTCTCCTACCCCTCGGGACATTCGATGGGAGCGGCCGCATTGGCCATGAGTCTGGCGATCATCGCCTGCCGCCGCCATCAGCTGCGCAGATCAGAAGCTCAGGCAGTCCGTGATTCCGCCTACCCCGTCGCTGACAGTGCCGCAGGGCCGAAAGCCGACCGAACACCCGCACCGAGGATGGGATTCCATTGGTCGTTCATCCTCGCCGGCATCTGGATCCTCGCGATGATGTGGTCGCGGACCGCCCTCCAGGTCCACTGGCTCACCGACACGATCGCCGGGGCCTTCATCGGCATCGCCGTCGCCGTTCTCGCCGACGAATTCTGGACCCTGACAGCAACACGGACCCGCTCAGCCCGCTTCGCTCTGTGGCTTGCGGGTTGA
- a CDS encoding GNAT family protein: protein MNDLNGQSSPGDQPAMRDQPAMRDRPALRDQSSSRDQAGVTAVEVVWGLPMGLGPLWQGVPSGPGISGVLPPRSEVEALYGAAAAEPPLNEDPRFAARFADVYEVSVRKGQVLMTLTRTQPDGRLSSFAYGHHWRWEEQKYPWAFELQRRLGEASVELESTFALNLLARDPNQRARGVGRRTLAMWIGEVGRFGCWLQTDDIDSPARRLYASLGFTELGHGPEAPNGRPGLVMFRAPQ from the coding sequence ATGAACGACCTCAACGGGCAGTCGTCGCCCGGTGACCAGCCAGCGATGCGGGACCAGCCAGCGATGCGGGACCGGCCAGCGTTGCGGGATCAGTCTTCATCGCGGGACCAGGCCGGCGTCACGGCGGTCGAAGTCGTGTGGGGGCTGCCGATGGGTCTGGGCCCGCTGTGGCAGGGCGTGCCCTCGGGACCGGGAATCTCCGGTGTTCTTCCACCCCGCAGCGAGGTCGAAGCACTCTATGGTGCTGCGGCCGCAGAACCACCGCTGAACGAGGACCCGAGGTTTGCGGCACGGTTCGCCGACGTCTACGAAGTCTCCGTCCGCAAGGGCCAGGTCCTCATGACGTTGACACGGACCCAGCCCGACGGACGACTGAGCTCATTCGCCTACGGCCACCATTGGAGGTGGGAAGAACAGAAGTATCCGTGGGCATTCGAACTGCAGAGGCGCCTCGGCGAGGCTTCGGTCGAGCTCGAATCGACCTTCGCACTCAACCTGCTCGCCCGTGATCCGAATCAGCGCGCACGAGGTGTGGGTCGGCGCACTCTCGCCATGTGGATCGGGGAGGTCGGCCGATTCGGCTGCTGGCTGCAGACCGACGACATCGACAGCCCGGCACGCCGACTCTACGCGAGCCTCGGCTTCACCGAGCTCGGCCACGGCCCCGAAGCCCCTAACGGGCGGCCCGGCCTGGTGATGTTCCGCGCCCCGCAGTGA
- a CDS encoding MFS transporter, whose product MHTTTSASVPTASEVIAHLPWKWRTQGAIFIIGGLGFMFDAWDVALNGFLIPLLSDYWDLSVGQAAWIATANLIGMALGAFIWGGIADVIGRKKAFTLTLLVFSIFTVAGAFSPAYGWFILFRFLAGFGLGGCIPVDYALVGEFTPSRHRGRVLTAMDGWWPIGASLCAFVSAYLLDFGDWRLIMLVMIVPALLTVAVRFGIPESPLYLASVGRCAEADAVIARLVERTGADVHEWTHEAPAASAAKTAEVAGAETSAAGTSGAPSKPAAPATPATPATPTDPATPAASAAPATPAEPSVSRQLRAASGQLVQLWEHSAKTTLVSWSLFVSVLLVYYAALTWLPGILKKQGMADQAAFLVTGSMTAIGILGVIASALIVERFGRKVVLGASSIIAAVLLVGAAVFIEASDADLTFAAKAAIIGFGFVVQIAIPTLYTYVSELYPTRLRGSGFGWASAASRLATGSAPIVFGAFMWPVLGLTLTFVLTGALVVVAVVLMSFLARETTGEELS is encoded by the coding sequence GTGCACACGACCACCTCGGCGTCGGTTCCGACAGCCTCCGAAGTCATCGCTCACCTGCCATGGAAGTGGCGCACTCAAGGTGCCATCTTCATCATCGGCGGGCTCGGTTTCATGTTCGACGCGTGGGACGTCGCTCTCAACGGATTCCTCATTCCGCTGCTCAGCGACTACTGGGATCTCAGCGTCGGCCAGGCCGCATGGATCGCGACCGCGAACCTCATCGGCATGGCTCTGGGCGCCTTCATCTGGGGCGGCATCGCCGACGTCATCGGGCGGAAGAAGGCATTCACTCTCACGCTCCTCGTATTCTCGATCTTCACCGTCGCCGGTGCCTTCTCGCCCGCTTACGGGTGGTTCATCCTCTTCCGCTTCCTCGCCGGATTCGGGCTCGGCGGATGCATCCCCGTCGACTATGCGCTCGTCGGGGAGTTCACTCCGAGCCGTCACCGTGGGCGCGTGCTCACCGCGATGGACGGATGGTGGCCCATCGGAGCCTCGCTCTGTGCTTTCGTCTCGGCTTATCTGCTCGACTTCGGCGACTGGCGTCTGATCATGCTCGTCATGATCGTGCCGGCCCTGCTCACCGTCGCCGTGCGTTTCGGAATCCCGGAATCACCTCTCTATCTCGCTTCCGTCGGTCGCTGCGCCGAGGCCGACGCGGTCATCGCACGCCTTGTCGAACGCACCGGTGCCGACGTGCACGAATGGACTCATGAAGCGCCTGCCGCCTCCGCGGCGAAGACCGCTGAAGTCGCCGGCGCGGAGACGTCCGCAGCGGGCACTTCCGGAGCACCATCGAAGCCGGCGGCACCGGCAACACCGGCAACACCTGCAACACCGACAGACCCGGCAACACCGGCGGCGTCGGCAGCACCGGCAACACCGGCCGAGCCCAGCGTGAGCCGACAGCTGCGTGCCGCGAGCGGCCAGCTGGTGCAGCTGTGGGAGCACTCCGCCAAAACGACTCTCGTCTCGTGGTCGCTCTTCGTCTCAGTCCTCCTTGTCTACTACGCGGCACTGACATGGCTGCCCGGAATCCTCAAGAAGCAGGGCATGGCCGACCAGGCGGCCTTCCTCGTGACGGGATCCATGACTGCGATCGGCATCCTCGGCGTGATCGCCTCGGCGCTCATCGTCGAGCGATTCGGGCGCAAGGTCGTCCTCGGCGCTTCATCCATCATCGCGGCGGTGCTGCTCGTCGGAGCGGCAGTGTTCATCGAAGCCTCTGACGCGGACCTCACCTTCGCGGCGAAGGCCGCCATCATCGGATTCGGATTCGTCGTCCAGATCGCGATCCCGACCCTGTACACCTATGTGTCCGAGCTCTACCCGACACGACTGCGAGGTTCGGGCTTCGGATGGGCGTCGGCGGCCTCACGTCTGGCTACGGGGAGCGCTCCGATCGTGTTCGGCGCATTCATGTGGCCTGTGCTGGGGCTGACCTTGACGTTCGTCCTCACCGGAGCGCTGGTCGTCGTCGCAGTAGTCCTGATGAGCTTCTTGGCTCGAGAGACGACCGGCGAAGAACTGAGCTGA